The stretch of DNA ATATGTCCGTCTTTGCCGAACGACTCAGACTGCTGCGCTCCGCAAGACAGATCACCCAGGCGCGATTGGCTGAACTGCTGGAAATCAACCCGCGTGTGTATAACCGCTGGGAACGCGGCCTTGCTACACCACAGTTCGATACCGTGGTACGGATCGCCGATATTTTGCAGGTCACACTGGATGAACTGGCCGGACGAACACCCGCACCGGCCGAACCCAAGATTCACAATCAAGAGTTACTGACTCTCTATCAACAGGTGGATAGCCTGCCCGATGCCGAGCAACAGGCGTTGATCCTGGTGATCGACAGCTTCGTGAGGAAGACGCAGGTCCAGAAGGTTATGAGCCGCCGACGATAGGCAGCTAATGAAGGAAGACACAGTGATGTAAACGAAGCGCGGCCAGTGAGTGTTACGAGCATTCACCGACCGCTGACCATCACCAACTCACCGAAGGAGTTGACTATGGCTGACGCCAATCTTAAAGCATTGCACGCTCATCCCGAGCGGCACGCTACCGTCCAGGAGATCATGCGCTGGCGACCCTCACCGAAACCCGGCAGGCCCTGGCGAACACCAAGGTTTTTTCCGTGGCTGCGCATCGCTGGCATGTGGCTTGAACAGGCCGGCTTCCCGCCCGGACAGCGTGTGAGAATCCAGGTCCAGCACGGCAGGCTCGTCATCACGCCAGATTGAAATACTCCACAAACAGCAAACCCAGCGCGAAGGCTGGGTTTGCTGTTTGTTATTGTCTTCGACGACTAATCCAGGCAATCACAATAAAGGCAATGGCAAGAAGGGTGCCTCTTGCAAAGACGCTTTTTAGATTCACTGCTGCAACCAGGCTATTAATGCTCAATTGCTCGAAGCATCCTGTGGCAAACAGGCAATTCAAGGTTAACCCAGCCAGCCATGCGACATACATTCCGGCAAGGCAGATTCCCCATGCACCTACAAACGCAATAACCCAACGACTCATTTCTTGCTTCCCCCAATGGAGGGGGTGGGCACTATCGGTGTTACAGCTTCTTGTGTGATGCCGCCGCCAATGGAACCGCCGATCACTCCCATTGCGTTTGGCTGAATTAGGTTCCATCCGCTTCCTGACCAAACACCACTTGTAGCCCACCCATTGGCGTTGTTTATAGTTGGCCGGAGGGAGGAGTTAATCCACGATTCAGCGGCCTTACCGGTTGTGTAACCGATCGCAGACAGAGCACCGCTCGTAATACCTGAACCTATGATGCTGTCATTTCTGCCGTACACCGCATTATTGATCGCTGTGCCAGTCGCACCACCTACGCCATTCACGAACACGTTCCATCCCAGCCCACCGTACGCGCCAGCACCGCCCGATATCGCAGCAATGGCCACGTCAATGGGATTGACCGTCCCGTTCTGGTAATACTGCGCACCCGCATTGATTCCCGCGCTGATTGCCCCGGTTCCCACCGGTGATGCCAGGGCTCCAGTTCCCAGCGCTCCACCTGAACTAAAGATTGGCGCACCCGGCAAGGCTGCAATGACACCGCCAGTGGCGACAGTCGCCGCTCCTCCAGCGGCCACCAGGGTGCCGGTCCTGAAGGCATCGCGGTACGCCTGCTCCCGGCTCACACTCGCGCCGATTTGCGATTGTGAGGGCCGGTTTGCCCCGGTCCCGCCAGCGTAGTACTTCGCATACATGTCGACATTCGCCTTCTGTTCCGGCGTGGCATAGAACATGTAGCCCGGTCCGCTCTTGCCATCGGCCGCAAGCATTCCATGTGCCTGGCCCAGGAATGCGCTGGCACGCTC from Paraburkholderia hayleyella encodes:
- a CDS encoding helix-turn-helix domain-containing protein codes for the protein MNASLFSLGCFDMSVFAERLRLLRSARQITQARLAELLEINPRVYNRWERGLATPQFDTVVRIADILQVTLDELAGRTPAPAEPKIHNQELLTLYQQVDSLPDAEQQALILVIDSFVRKTQVQKVMSRRR
- a CDS encoding SymE family type I addiction module toxin, translated to MADANLKALHAHPERHATVQEIMRWRPSPKPGRPWRTPRFFPWLRIAGMWLEQAGFPPGQRVRIQVQHGRLVITPD